In Oncorhynchus tshawytscha isolate Ot180627B linkage group LG01, Otsh_v2.0, whole genome shotgun sequence, the genomic stretch TAAAGTGGTAATAGCACGGTAACAGACTACAGTTCCTCATAATGAAAACATTATATGCCCAGATACCCCATAATTTATGTGTAAATATATaatttctctgtctgtttggttAGATTGTAATGCTGTTCATGGGCTCATCACTCTTCCTCTTGGCGATTCCCATGAGAATGGATCCACTGGAGTCCTCTGCGGAGAATTTCACCTCTTTTTGGCTAGGAATACTTGTATGCATTTCTTGCGTGTGTCTATATAAATCTATCATATTGACAAACCAAATGGCATACCATAACATCTAACTTACAGTAACACATAACAAGGAGTCTTAAGCCCGCATTTTCAAATCTTCCAATCAATGATATCTTTTTCCCATGACAGTTTGTGTTTTTGAATCTATAAATCCGCTCCCTCCGCTGTTTTGCAGTTCATCATCTGTGGGCTGTTATACGTGTTCACAGAGAAGAATACTTCAAAACAATTGGTGAGTAACATGAATTGGAATTCAGTGTAAAGGCattacagatgtaagatcttcatttgatcaccctgttccAGGATAACTTTCCTGCAGGAAATGAAATTCTCTTGAGTATAAGACGTTTGGTTTGAATTTTATGACCCctttaggtatatatatataaaaataaaataatgattttataaaatattgaatttggacTTTAGTACCAAATCCcagagaaacacattgaataacacattcacaaatggcaaaaaagacagtcaaaaaataaatcataaggaataaggctttgaagtatctgtcctatatctaggcgATATAAGaaagtctgatgatgctgtgacacaccgccccagaccatgacggatcctccacttccaaatcaatcccgctccagagcacaggcctcggtgtaacgctcattccttcgatgataaatgcaaatccgaccatcatacctggtgagacaaaaccgcgactcgtcagtgaagagcactttttgccagtcctgtctggtccagtgacagtgggtttgtgcccataggcgacgttgttgccggtgatgtctggtgaggacctgccttacaacaggcctacaagccctcagtccagcctctctcagcctattgcggacagtctgagcactgatggagggattgtgcattcctggtgtaactcgagcagttgttgttgccatcctgtacctggcccgcaggtgtgatgttcggatgtaccgatcctgtacaggtgttgttacacgtggtctgccactgcgaggacattgcaatttattgccctggccacatctgcagtcctcatgcctccttgcagcatgcctaaggcacattcacgcaggtgagcagggaccctgggcatctttcttatGGTGTTTGcggtccaactaatcccaaaccatctgttgattgtggaggcccggtcatatgatgcagcactccatcactctccttcttggtcaaatagcccttacacagcctggaggtgtgttgggtcattggcctgctgaaaaacaaatgatagtcccagatAGGATAtcgtatcgttgcagaatgctctggtagccatgctggttaagtgagccttgatttctaaataaatcactgacagtgtcaccagcaaagcacccctacactatcacacctcctcctccatgctccatgcaatggtctatttgcatataggcctactgcagctctgatcgATTATGCCACGcaggtctgtgtagagtatggcttgtcaatgcaatagaatcctactccaatgaGTGCCTTGAAAGAGgctttgtcacaaagtgcttgcTGTTTTTTCACAATTTTCTTTGTTCTCACCCTCCAGGTGACAGCAAGCCTGGCCCTTAGTATCATCTCTATATTGGGGGTCACAGTGGCTTTCTTTGAATTCCTTAAAGGCATCCTGAACATGCAGTATTACCATTACCGCTATTATTATTCCTACTATGATGACATCACAAACTCTACCAGAGTTGATGTCCCCTGGCGTAAACATCATACggtaaatgttgttgtttttgttgctgttgttgttgtgaaacTGGATCACTGCTATCTGGAAAAATTATTATTGGCACTCTTCTCTTGGGTATTTAGTTTGTGACAATCTCTTTAAAATCGCATCCAGTAAATGGAATAAAGAAAAGATAAACATCTTATAACACAGCTTTAAACTGTAAACGTTTTCATTTTTTCTAAATAAAGAGACCCTtaatcttgctctctctcctgacAGGGCCAGTTGCTCAGccttgaggctgtattcatgtATCAGAGCTTAGTGGGAATGGTGTTCCTAATAATGATGACAGCATTTGCCAGGGCTGCCTTGCGGTCCAGTAAGACACAGGTAAAGTACTGTGGCAGTGACAAACCTTATATTTATCCTAGCCTGGGGGCTTGTAGACTGTGGTAAGTATGCGAGTGCAATAAATCAAATGCATTTAGATTTTTAAGTGCCCTAAAGAATCTGACATAATcttatctgtaaatgatgttattacagtgtatgtttcagtggaggctggtgaggggaggacgactcataataatggctggaacagagcaattggaatggcatcaaacacagaaaccatgtgtttgatactatTGCACTCAACCGCTCCAGCCATTATcccaagcctgtcctccccaattaaggtgccaccaacgtCCTGTGGTATGTTTGTACTGTATagagtgtacataatgtttttttGTCTTTCTCTTGCAAGGTGAATGCCTAAGATAAACTCTGTCCTTTTTCTTCTTTACAGGCAATTGTGGTAATGAACAATCTACCATCAGCAGACTGAATGAAGAAAAAGCAAGCCTTTTATGACTGTCTCTGCCATGATGGATGGATAGAAAACTTGCATTTATtgatataaaataaatgtattcaaTGTGTAGAACATTTTATTAAATCCGCATATAGAAATTGTCTTTGTATACACTTTACTttgaaataaatgtaataaaataacACATCCATGTAATACAATAAACAATGAACATGATCATTATATGCCACTCACAGCATTGTCATTTCATAGAACACTGTCAGCTTGTTTACTCATTATTGAAAAATCACTTTTTGCTCAAGTATGAGTAAAGCACTCAGTTAAGTGCATACAAATGTCCACTAGACATTTTTTTTGATCATCTTGATATAATATcattgtgtcacgttctgaccttagttcctttgttttgtctttgttttagttggtcaggtcatgagttgggtgggcagtctgtgtgtttttctatgttggggttttgagttcggcctagtatggttctcaatcagaggcagctgtcaatcgttgtccctgattgagaatcatacttaggtagcctgggtttcacttttggtttgtgagtgtttgagccacacggtactgtttcggttttcgttttgttcacatcgtttattgttttgtatttcaatgTTCAGTTCGTTTTgaataaatcatcatgaacacttaccatgctgcgcttcGGTCTGATCCCTCTTCTACCTCTGAATGCCGTTACACATTGTCTTTCTCTTATGCCAGAAACAAGAGCCAGAGAACTCTCTATCACTGCTTTTAGGTTTCTACAAAGGAGGTCACGTCACTCTAGAAACAATGTATAATGCCTCATTGCCTACTTTAGATATGCGATTTGCAAAGACGTTCACTTGTACAGTATAAGACCACTTGAATTAGAGTTGAAGAGAAATCCATCTTAATGATTCATGTTTCATTTATCTATCTATTAATATATCATACAAATCTGAGTCGTCTTCACTTCATCAAACGACATGGCACAATAGACTAATGCCAAAAAGTGCTTTCCCAAATTGTTTTAGTGAGAGAGAACATCTGAAAGCATTTCCTTTTCATCAAATGGCTGGTAGCACAGACTATATTACCAAAAGTGTTTTATTCTTATCAAATAATCGTGGCCACGATTGAAATAATTAACATATGGATTATTTACCTGCAACAGAGCAGTCTGACTTAGATGATGTGTCCAGTTGGCTCCTTAATAAAGTCTGCTGTCGTTCCTCCATTTGCAAATAAGTAGTAGCTGCAGCAGAGAGAAGAGATACATCCTGAACTGGTGGGGGTAGTGCCCCAATGTAGATCAATACCAACAGAGACCCCATAATTTCAGTGGAAGGGAATGGAAACAGCAGTGCAACAGTGTACCTTTACTAAGGAAAAGAGAAACCAGGACGGGACTATAAACTGCCAGGACATTTTGTGGGCCAGATTTTAGAGTGTGGagtatttttgttcaatatatgcaaatcaaatcaaaatcaaatcaaatttatttatatagcccttcgtacatcagctgatatctcaaagtgctgtacagaaacccagcctaaaaccccaaacagcaagcaatgcaggtgtagaagcacggtggctaggaaaaactccctagaaaggccaaaacctaggaagaaacctagagaggaaccaggctatgtggggtggccagtcctcttctggctgtgccgggtggagattacagaacatggccaagatgttcaaatgttcataaatgaccagcatggtccaataataataaggcagaacagttgaaactggagcagcagcacggccaggtggactggggacagcaaggagtcatcatgtcaggtagtcctgaggcatggtcctagggctcaggtcctccgagagagagaaagaaagagagaaagagagaattagagagagcacacttaaattcacacaggacaccgaataggacaggagaagtactccagatataacaaactgaccctagccacccgacacataaactactgcatcataaatactggaggctgagacaggaggggtcaggagacactgtggccccatccgatgacacccccggacagggccaaacaggaaggatataaccccacccactttgccaaagcacagcccccacaccactagagggatatcttcaaccaccaacttaccatcctgagacaaggctgagtatagcccacaaagatctccgccacggcacaacccagacaggatgaccacatcagtgactcaacccactaaggtgacgcacccctcccagggatggtatgagagagccccagtaagccagtgactcataTATGTGAAGAGATCTGTAGGCTAGCTAGACAATTGCAAATATTATGACAATATAAAACATTTTTCAATGATTCTAGAGGGCTTCTGTGCAACAATAAACACATTTTCAAACCTGTAGAACTGATTCTGAGTTTCATGCACACAACAGGTTGATTTGGTTTTGCATTTATAAAATACAATTAACATCCCAACACGAAACAAGACAGAATAGCGGCATTTTATAGGCCTGTCAATACCTAGATTGTAGACCTATTATTACAGCCTACATGACCAGCATTTGCATTAATTCActccagtggcaattttagcatttagatattggtggggcaaaaaagttataatttgggatgcatgccagcaaagccacaacacaacactaaacaatacattaattgcactataacggtgacaaagggtggccacaaactgttagggcctacataaagctatcccaacagcagagtcccaacaccttaccacagctacacctggctatcagcggagccttgtctggcagccgAAACAGTTTAAtctgcctcatttactgccttttacaaaaatatagctgatatggctaacttgcttaaacaaatgtggtttctaatgacaattgatatgtacaaactatggcataaggggacgaaaAGCAGATAAGAGGCCatccgtaatttcaattaagacattaatgagcgagctaggacagacatagtcaatataattatttgttcagcactttgaaatgtacagcaacagaattcagaacatgggccgttcttacagtgttctccctgtacaccaagtcagagccataggataaataaagggggcatataagcagacaatgaaagctcttacaatattagatTATTagatttctcaaaaacaggttataggcaacatgtgcaccaccaacTCAGAACAGTAGTCGAAATTAAGAGAAAATAAACAACagtattagggtgaggcacatggtcCACTAACAGCTTGCtacacaacatacaacatattTCTTAGCTACATTATACATATCTCCCtcgcatattacatcatttatgcagcaccatacaatacatttttggactcaacttgttgtgctgtgctcacttgaacagaaaGGTGGGGCGGCTGTCTGTGTGGACAAATTTTGTCATCcatgtctggcattctctggatttatggttctttcaagacaactgggaactcaagaaacagcatggccaatgttgaatgtttatcattttaatctAGGAAAAGAGACCAttaatcttagacttgggaccacacagccactccactgaaaagcaggctaatgattg encodes the following:
- the LOC112253056 gene encoding uncharacterized protein LOC112253056, translating into MMSVNMVSNISPVGGVRETHSATVGGSKPLHRFIRGEPKIIGIVMLFMGSSLFLLAIPMRMDPLESSAENFTSFWLGILFIICGLLYVFTEKNTSKQLVTASLALSIISILGVTVAFFEFLKGILNMQYYHYRYYYSYYDDITNSTRVDVPWRKHHTGQLLSLEAVFMYQSLVGMVFLIMMTAFARAALRSSKTQAIVVMNNLPSAD